The following coding sequences are from one Lolium rigidum isolate FL_2022 chromosome 6, APGP_CSIRO_Lrig_0.1, whole genome shotgun sequence window:
- the LOC124658922 gene encoding germin-like protein 8-14: MANALLIPVILSFLILPFSAMALTQDFCVADLPRGDTPAGYSCKAHVSADDFYYNGLAIAGNTNNLFKATFTPASVNQFPGVNGLGISAARVDIGVGGVVPPHTHPAATELIFVTEGTIVAAFISSDSNTVYTKTLNKGDIMVFPQGLLHYQYNIGASPAVLLVAFSGPNPGLQFIAFAVFGNNLPSDVVKKLTFLNDAQVKNFKMMLGGTA, translated from the coding sequence ATGGCCAACGCATTGTTGATCCCTGTGATCCTTTCCTTCCTCATCTTGCCCTTCTCCGCCATGGCCCTAACCCAGGATTTCTGCGTTGCTGACCTGCCCCGCGGCGACACGCCGGCGGGATACTCATGCAAGGCCCACGTCAGTGCCGATGACTTCTACTACAACGGTCTTGCCATCGCCGGCAACACCAACAACCTCTTCAAGGCCACTTTCACGCCGGCCTCCGTCAATCAGTTCCCCGGGGTCAACGGCCTGGGCATCTCAGCCGCCAGGGTCGATATAGGCGTGGGAGGTGTCGTGCCGCCGCACACCCACCCGGCCGCCACCGAGCTCATCTTCGTCACGGAGGGCACCATCGTCGCCGCATTCATCAGCTCCGACTCCAACACCGTCTACACCAAGACGCTCAACAAGGGCGACATCATGGTCTTCCCCCAGGGCCTGCTCCACTACCAGTACAACATCGGCGCCTCGCCCGCCGTCTTGCTCGTCGCCTTCAGCGGACCCAACCCTGGTCTCCAATTCATCGCCTTCGCGGTCTTTGGCAACAACCTGCCCTCCGACGTCGTCAAGAAGCTGACCTTCTTGAACGATGCGCAGGTCAAGAACTTTAAGATGATGCTCGGCGGCACCGCCTAA